In Drosophila yakuba strain Tai18E2 chromosome 2R, Prin_Dyak_Tai18E2_2.1, whole genome shotgun sequence, a single genomic region encodes these proteins:
- the LOC6532123 gene encoding uncharacterized protein LOC6532123, with protein sequence MPADIVTTEQLRYQLAFSHAMERTTRHWQETFAWYPRMQYCHYQRIDQIYLESRQRYGDGHFLKYASRRRLAKKFMVTAEEVADDLEDRKMLEKDGITGLKVPATENGEYGRMKPSKLYLC encoded by the coding sequence ATGCCGGCGGACATAGTGACCACGGAGCAGCTGCGCTACCAGCTCGCCTTCAGCCATGCCATGGAGAGGACGACGCGGCACTGGCAGGAGACCTTCGCGTGGTACCCGAGGATGCAGTACTGCCACTACCAGCGGATCGACCAGATCTATCTGGAGAGTCGCCAGCGGTACGGCGACGGCCACTTCCTCAAGTACGCCAGCCGGAGGCGCCTGGCCAAGAAGTTCATGGTCACCGCCGAGGAGGTAGCGGACGATCTGGAGGATCGCAAGATGCTGGAGAAGGACGGCATTACGGGCCTCAAGGTACCGGCCACCGAGAACGGGGAGTACGGCCGGATGAAGCCCTCCAAGCTGTACTTGTGCTAG
- the LOC6532120 gene encoding uncharacterized protein LOC6532120: MRFITVLSVSLLVAIVAISQADDSSPGFFLKITKNVPRLGKRGENFSLKNLKTIPRIGRSEHSSVTPLLAWLWDLDTSPSKRRLPAGESATKEQELNVVQPVNSNTLLELLDNNAIPSEQVKFVHWKDFDRALQVDADLYSKVIQLGRRPDRHLKQTLSFGSFVPIFGDDQNPDFMMYKNNEDQELYGGGNRYDRNFLKYNTL, from the exons ATGAGATTCATAACAGTCCTATCTGTTTCGCTCTTGGTGGCTATTGTGGCCATCAGCCAGGCGGATGACAGCAGTCCAGGATTCTTCCTGAAGATCACCAAGAACGTGCCGCGGCTGGGCAAGCGAGGGGAGAACTTTTCCCTCAAGAACCTGAAGACCATTCCTCGCATAGGACGAAGTGAACAC AGCTCTGTGACTCCTCTACTGGCCTGGCTATGGGATCTGGATACGAGTCCTAGTAAGCGGCGCCTGCCCGCAGGAGAATCCGCGACGAAGGAGCAGGAACTTAACGTGGTGCAGCCCGTCAACTCGAACACGCTGCTTGAGCTGCTCGACAACAACGCTATTCCCAGCGAGCAGGTGAAGTTCGTCCACTGGAAGGACTTCGACCGTGCCCTCCAGGTGGATGCGGATCTGTACAGCAAGGTTATCCAGCTGGGCCGCCGTCCGGACCGGCACCTCAAGCAGACTCTCAGCTTCGGCAGCTTCGTTCCCATCTTCGGCGACGACCAGAACCCCGACTTTATGATGTACAAAAACAACGAGGATCAGGAACTGTACGGCGGGGGAAATCGCTACGATCGCAACTTCCTCAAGTACAACACCCTGTGA
- the LOC6532117 gene encoding uncharacterized protein LOC6532117 — protein MLLKIRHALLEVTSPPAAKQSAIIINNEVIISSGSILQPHLALDGDEDKGAQNKAIVSRLQRGQLLDVQNEEQEEGARIRSLHFQVTFDPQQRRPRPNTASGSRQPHILSRFPAHPLYVFCADEVSRNLHHILLTADSGDAGEVLRSSFVVLGLRKPEREESFKRFLAHIGNYLRHLQPLHTLDDVLVMCSPFGLENFYKTISIGKVSNVMGRSGCLFAISNALPLGCEGSAVFNNKLRLVGIVICTSFQRHQENVNLTLAANFGYLLRNFMEQLGMSTTAFQLSREPSSFAWERTIVVIESSGQQGTGTFIRVHNKRFILTCAHVVGQSIETVNCRAADREFQSEVIWCNPDSDKPFDLALLTAPQDVPDRCCVRLARTPATIGQMVYNAGFPYYVNFSFRHDFNPSIFQGRIIKCDTGAIMSDGSVQAGQSGGPMFDQNGCILGVCVSNIKLDDVIYPNINTAIPICDIRNTLQQFARTNDVNVLSNLVASPDVHRVWSLEMPPIRSKL, from the exons TTCGGGAAGCATTCTGCAACCACATTTGGCATTGGACGGTGACGAGGACAAAGGAGCGCAGAACAAGGCCATTGTCTCCAGGCTGCAGCGGGGTCAACTGCTGGATGTCCAGAatgaggagcaggaggagggtGCGCGGATCCGCTCGCTACATTTTCAGGTCACCTTCGATCCGCAGCAACGACGGCCGAGGCCTAACACTGCATCTGGTTCGCGACAGCCACACATCCTCTCCCGCTTCCCTGCCCATCCGCTGTACGTGTTCTGTGCCGACGAGGTAAGCCGCAACCTGCACCACATACTACTCACCGCTGACTCCGGCGATGCGGGTGAGGTGCTGCGCTCCAGCTTTGTGGTGCTGGGCCTGCGAAAGCCCGAAAGGGAGGAGTCCTTCAAGCGCTTCCTCGCGCACATCGGCAACTACTTGCGACACCTGCAGCCCCTGCACACGTTGGACGACGTGCTGGTCATGTGCTCGCCCTTTGGCCTGGAGAACTTCTACAAGACCATCAGCATTGGAAAGGTGTCCAACGTAATGGGACGCAGTGGCTGCTTGTTTGCCATTTCAAATGCTCTGCCACTGGGCTGTGAAGGCTCTGCAGTGTTCAACAACAAGCT GCGGCTCGTTGGCATTGTGATATGCACCTCGTTCCAGCGCCATCAGGAAAACGTCAACCTGACACTGGCCGCGAACTTTGGCTACCTTTTACGCAACTTTATGGAACAGCTCGGAATGTCCACTACAGCATTCCAGCTGAGTCGAGAGCCCTCGAGCTTTGCCT GGGAGCGCACAATTGTGGTCATTGAGTCGTCTGGACAACAAGGAACAGGGACATTCATACGAGTTCACAATAAGCGCTTCATCCTCACCTGTGCACATGTGGTGGGACAG AGCATTGAGACTGTTAATTGCCGTGCTGCTGATCGCGAGTTCCAGTCTGAGGTGATTTGGTGCAATCCGGACAGCGACAAGCCCTTCGACCTGGCGCTACTCACTGCTCCGCAGGATGTGCCAGATCGATGCTGCGTGCGACTGGCCAGAACTCCGGCCACCATCGGGCAAATGGTGTACAATGCCGGGTTTCCCTACTACGTTAACTTCAGCTTTAGGCACGACTTCAATCCTTCGATTTTTCAAGGCAGGATCATCAAGTGCGACACTGGAGCCATTATGTCCGATGGCAGCGTGCAGGCGGGTCAAAGTGGAGGACCGATGTTCGACCAGAACGGATGCATCCTAGGCGTCTGTGTGTCCAACATTAAATTAGACGACGTCATCTACCCAAATATAAATACAGCCATTCCAATTTGTGATATCCGCAACACGTTGCAGCAGTTTGCGCGCACTAATG ACGTAAATGTGCTAAGCAATCTGGTAGCCAGTCCAGATGTACACCGTGTCTGGTCTCTGGAAATGCCGCCCATTCGCAGCAAACTCTGA
- the LOC6532121 gene encoding origin recognition complex subunit 4 produces the protein MPEADKELVSIRRFLKERLQRDYTTLRGYAEERSNVRLLLQRTAEMGESNSLLLIGPRGSGKTTLINAVLADVLPNKAFAENTLVVHLDGNLHTDDRVALKSITVQMQLENAADGKVFGSFAENLAFLLQCLKAGGKHSKSVVFILEEFDLFCAHHNQTLLYNLFDVSQSAQAPICVLGVTCRLDVIELLEKRVKSRFSHRQVFLFPSSQRFEEYVNLCKELLSLPSGDSLLLAAERIYSLQNIHSEALHFSRNHFDPGEYGFSPKVRETWNKQVGKVLATQQAKSTLQTLYDFDISEAYLKNFLFRLVAHLQPQSPHITAEKMAAVGSQFESDDKIELLCGLSVLELCLIIAIKHHSEIYDRDPFNFEIIYARFSKFAKVSTTMQAVERSIVLKAFEHLRIAELIMPLSGGAGGGVGKVQKEFEMHKLALTYGQIQHSVQRYQALPTEVAQWAQSSLI, from the exons ATGCCGGAGGCGGATAAGGAACTGGTCAGCATCAGGCGCTTCCTAAAGGAGCGCCTGCAGCGGGACTACACCACCTTGAGGGGCTACGCAGAGGAGCGCTCCAATGTGCGCCTCTTGCTACAGCGCACCGCTGAAATGGGGGAATCCAACTCCTTGCTGCTCATAGGGCCGCGGGGATCCGGCAAGACAACG CTCATCAACGCCGTGCTGGCGGATGTGCTGCCCAATAAAGCATTCGCGGAAAACACTCTGGTCGTCCACCTGGACGGCAACCTGCACACGGACGACCGAGTGGCCCTGAAGTCCATCACCGTGCAGATGCAGCTGGAGAACGCCGCGGACGGCAAAGTGTTTGGGTCGTTCGCCGAGAACCTTGCCTTCCTGCTGCAGTGCCTCAAGGCGGGCGGCAAGCACTCCAAGAGCGTGGTCTTTATCCTCGAGGAGTTCGACCTCTTCTGTGCCCACCACAACCAGACACTGCTCTACAACCTCTTCGACGTCTCCCAGTCGGCCCAGGCGCCCATCTGCGTGCTTGGCGTTACCTGTCGGCTGGACGTGATCGAGCTCCTGGAGAAGCGGGTCAAGTCGCGCTTCTCGCATCGGCAGGTCTTTCTTTTTCCCAGCTCGCAGCGCTTCGAGGAGTACGTTAACCTGTGCAAGGAACTGCTGTCTCTTCCGAGCGGCGATTCACTTTTGCTGGCGGCGGAGCGAATCTATAGTCTACAAAATATCCACTCGGAGGCACTTCACTTCTCCCGCAACCACTTCGACCCCGGGGAGTACGGCTTCTCGCCCAAAGTACGCGAGACCTGGAACAAGCAGGTAGGCAAGGTGTTGGCCACTCAGCAGGCAAAGAGCACTCTGCAAACGCTTTATGACTTTGACATCAGCGAGGCCTATCTGAAGAACTTCCTATTCCGCCTGGTGGCACATCTCCAACCGCAGTCTCCACACATCACAGCCGAGAAGATGGCTGCCGTGGGATCGCAGTTCGAGAGCGACGACAAGATAGAACTGCTCTGCGGGCTCTCAGTCCTGGAACTGTGCCTGATCATCGCCATCAAGCACCATTCAGAGATTTACGATCGCGACCCTTTCAACTTCGAGATCATCTACGCGCGCTTCTCCAAGTTTGCCAAAGTGTCCACCACCATGCAGGCCGTGGAGCGGTCCATTGTTCTGAAGGCCTTCGAGCACTTACGCATCGCAGAGCTAATCATGCCGCTCTCCGGTGGAGCTGGCGGGGGCGTGGGCAAGGTGCAGAAAGAGTTTGAGATGCATAAGCTGGCGCTGACTTACGGCCAGATTCAGCACTCTGTCCAGCGATACCAGGCCCTTCCCACAGAGGTAGCCCAGTGGGCGCAGAGCTCACTGATTTAG
- the LOC6532119 gene encoding rhythmically expressed gene 5 protein: MTTAAKVILACCLLGAFHLQIGSSSAIPIWEFLTRNEKMSHLYSTFAQLVSVHCKSTAAVGGLPVNQCKHNLLGYGSAKLQTLSDAQLEALDPYQRDANELIWLSIMRDHPSGASLVTTRQPLQQPLPTPPASSLIILTRQQLPHGASHVIQSSGSGSATNPIFESGEQKHKYAMDMDMAYGYGPQSSSELPVAAALTSEPPKRFLTGPLVIRVRPDGSPVEEDKRMPLPRDEDLPYFRLGLAAAQPNRHRKIATISALKQQHFASILQSDLQPPHQTQRRLFHQQQA, from the exons ATGACGACTGCGGCGAAAGTAATCTTggcctgctgcctgctgggCGCCTTCCACTTGCAGATCGGCTCGTCATCGGCCATTCCCATCTGGGAGTTCCTGACCCGCAACGAGAAG ATGTCCCACCTGTACTCAACATTCGCCCAATTGGTTAGCGTGCACTGCAAGTCAACAGCCGCCGTCGGAGGTCTCCCAGTGAACCAGTGCAAGCACAATCTGCTCGGCTACGGGTCCGCCAAGCTGCAGACGCTCTCCGACGCCCAGCTGGAGGCACTAGATCCGTATCAGCGCGACGCCAACGAGCTGA TCTGGTTATCGATTATGCGGGACCATCCGAGCGGAGCTAGCCTGGTGACCACGAGACAGCCGCTCCAGCAGCCCTTGCCCACTCCGCCCGCTTCCTCGCTGATCATCCTAACGCGCCAGCAACTTCCGCACGGAGCATCCCATGTCATCCAGAGCTCTGGTTCCGGCTCCGCCACCAATCCAATCTTCGAGAGTGGCGAGCAGAAGCACAAGTACGCCATGGATATGGACATGGCCTACGGCTACGGGCCCCAGTCCAGCAGTGAGCTGCCAGTGGCCGCCGCCCTGACTTCGGAGCCGCCAAAGAGATTCCTCACCGGACCACTGGTAATCCGCGTGCGACCCGATGGCTCTCCGGTGGAGGAGGACAAGAGGATGCCACTGCCACGTGACGAGGACCTGCCCTACTTCCGCCTTGGTCTGGCCGCCGCCCAGCCCAACAGGCATCGCAAGATCGCCACCATCAGCGCCTTGAAGCAGCAGCACTTCGCCTCCATCCTGCAGAGCGACCTCCAGCCACCCCACCAGACGCAGAGGCGTCTGTTCCACCAGCAGCAGGCGTAA
- the LOC6532118 gene encoding NF-kappa-B essential modulator isoform X2 → MIKTSQCYRDNGDMSEEDSFVILGSSPYSSLVPDGSLVSDGFDDVQEAKEPVASTSTQPPTVNSTPVSMSASQQQHISLDSESSQHQSLATSFIMGEVQSDVLKNSVYSQFPSLCSLQASAEDVVKLQNMMTEYLALKSTLDKVNQTMLNYHKLTQQWRQEAADREQQYKEQLKECQVQVETLREENQKLKEDLETKIEQIEVVQSISQKEQDELRQSVSGKQSLIDNMRVEIDKLQQLKMHSFEFVPEDGSQKEPDPSMALNYVQRDEHDRQVRDLQRQLSKLLAENLEVTEMKKTYIEEIDCLKVTLASAQELMQKMHRDINELKAKDIQKQEVIEHLQTQNDIYRKDFEMERADREKNAGEKDQYLLDLRALQRRNQELIEALAESHKASKASSTASSLSSSRSSLREEQRPVLDPTGAASRTSDTTLRCPICSKSFNTLSVLQSHVNDCLDKN, encoded by the exons ATGATTAAAACCAGTCAGTGCTACCGCGACAACGGCGACATGTCGGAGGAGGATTCGTTCGTCATTTTGGGTAGCTCGCCGTACTCCTCGCTCGTTCCGGATGGTTCCTTGGTGTCCGACGGTTTTGATGATGTGCAGGAGGCGAAGGAGCCCGTTGCCTCTACGAGCACCCAGCCACCAACAGTAAACAGTACTCCAGTCAGCATGAGTGCatcgcaacagcagcacatATCGCTGGACTCTGAATCATCTCAGCACCAGTCCCTGGCGACCAGCTTCATCATGGGTGAAGTTCAATCCGATGTCCTTAAG AACAGTGTTTACTCGCAGTTTCCCAGCCTCTGCTCGCTGCAGGCTTCCGCAGAGGATGTAGTGAAGCTCCAGAACATGATGACCGAGTACCTTGCTCTAAAGA GCACACTTGACAAGGTCAACCAAACCATGCTGAATTACCACAAACTGACTCAACAATGGCGTCAAGAAGCCGCCGATCGAGAACAGCAGTACAAGGAGCAGTTAAAAGAGTGCCAAGTGCAGGTCGAGACTCTTCGCGAGGAAAATCAAAAGCTGAAGGAGGACCTTGAGACGAAAATTGAGCAGATTGAAGTGGTGCAGTCCATCAGCCAAAAAGAGCAGGATGAGCTTCGTCAGAGTGTATCTGGGAAACAGTCACTGATCGACAATATGCGGGTGGAGATTGACAAGCTGCAGCAGCTAAAAATG CACTCGTTTGAGTTTGTACCTGAGGACGGATCCCAAAAGGAACCTGACCCGAGCATGGCTTTGAACTATGTTCAAAGGGACGAGCACGATCGCCAGGTGCGGGACCTTCAGCGCCAGCTCTCTAAACTCTTAGCTGAAAACCTGGAGGTCACTGAAATG AAAAAAACCTATATTGAGGAGATCGACTGCTTAAAGGTTACCTTGGCGAGCGCCCAGGAGCTGATGCAGAAAATGCACCGGGATATTAACGAGCTGAAAGCGAAGGACATCCAGAAGCAGGAGGTGATCGAACATCTACAGACCCAAAACGATATCTACCGCAAGGACTTCGAAATGGAGCGGGCAGATCGCGAGAAAAATGCCGGCGAGAAAGATCAGTACCTTTTGGATCTGCGAGCTCTGCAGAGGAGGAACCAGGAGCTAATCGAAGCTCTAGCTGAGTCCCACAAGGCAAGCAAGGCGAGCTCGACCGCTTCCTCGCTGAGTTCAAGCAGAAGCAGTTTGCGGGAGGAGCAGAGACCA GTTCTCGATCCAACAGGCGCCGCATCCCGGACTTCGGACACCACTTTGAGATGTCCCATCTGCTCAAAGTCGTTTAACACCCTGAGCGTGCTCCAGAGTCACGTTAACGATTGTTTGGATAAAAACTAA
- the LOC6532118 gene encoding NF-kappa-B essential modulator isoform X1 — translation MIKTSQCYRDNGDMSEEDSFVILGSSPYSSLVPDGSLVSDGFDDVQEAKEPVASTSTQPPTVNSTPVSMSASQQQHISLDSESSQHQSLATSFIMGEVQSDVLKNSVYSQFPSLCSLQASAEDVVKLQNMMTEYLALKSTLDKVNQTMLNYHKLTQQWRQEAADREQQYKEQLKECQVQVETLREENQKLKEDLETKIEQIEVVQSISQKEQDELRQSVSGKQSLIDNMRVEIDKLQQLKMHSFEFVPEDGSQKEPDPSMALNYVQRDEHDRQVRDLQRQLSKLLAENLEVTEMKKTYIEEIDCLKVTLASAQELMQKMHRDINELKAKDIQKQEVIEHLQTQNDIYRKDFEMERADREKNAGEKDQYLLDLRALQRRNQELIEALAESHKASKASSTASSLSSSRSSLREEQRPVRVLDPTGAASRTSDTTLRCPICSKSFNTLSVLQSHVNDCLDKN, via the exons ATGATTAAAACCAGTCAGTGCTACCGCGACAACGGCGACATGTCGGAGGAGGATTCGTTCGTCATTTTGGGTAGCTCGCCGTACTCCTCGCTCGTTCCGGATGGTTCCTTGGTGTCCGACGGTTTTGATGATGTGCAGGAGGCGAAGGAGCCCGTTGCCTCTACGAGCACCCAGCCACCAACAGTAAACAGTACTCCAGTCAGCATGAGTGCatcgcaacagcagcacatATCGCTGGACTCTGAATCATCTCAGCACCAGTCCCTGGCGACCAGCTTCATCATGGGTGAAGTTCAATCCGATGTCCTTAAG AACAGTGTTTACTCGCAGTTTCCCAGCCTCTGCTCGCTGCAGGCTTCCGCAGAGGATGTAGTGAAGCTCCAGAACATGATGACCGAGTACCTTGCTCTAAAGA GCACACTTGACAAGGTCAACCAAACCATGCTGAATTACCACAAACTGACTCAACAATGGCGTCAAGAAGCCGCCGATCGAGAACAGCAGTACAAGGAGCAGTTAAAAGAGTGCCAAGTGCAGGTCGAGACTCTTCGCGAGGAAAATCAAAAGCTGAAGGAGGACCTTGAGACGAAAATTGAGCAGATTGAAGTGGTGCAGTCCATCAGCCAAAAAGAGCAGGATGAGCTTCGTCAGAGTGTATCTGGGAAACAGTCACTGATCGACAATATGCGGGTGGAGATTGACAAGCTGCAGCAGCTAAAAATG CACTCGTTTGAGTTTGTACCTGAGGACGGATCCCAAAAGGAACCTGACCCGAGCATGGCTTTGAACTATGTTCAAAGGGACGAGCACGATCGCCAGGTGCGGGACCTTCAGCGCCAGCTCTCTAAACTCTTAGCTGAAAACCTGGAGGTCACTGAAATG AAAAAAACCTATATTGAGGAGATCGACTGCTTAAAGGTTACCTTGGCGAGCGCCCAGGAGCTGATGCAGAAAATGCACCGGGATATTAACGAGCTGAAAGCGAAGGACATCCAGAAGCAGGAGGTGATCGAACATCTACAGACCCAAAACGATATCTACCGCAAGGACTTCGAAATGGAGCGGGCAGATCGCGAGAAAAATGCCGGCGAGAAAGATCAGTACCTTTTGGATCTGCGAGCTCTGCAGAGGAGGAACCAGGAGCTAATCGAAGCTCTAGCTGAGTCCCACAAGGCAAGCAAGGCGAGCTCGACCGCTTCCTCGCTGAGTTCAAGCAGAAGCAGTTTGCGGGAGGAGCAGAGACCAGTAAGA GTTCTCGATCCAACAGGCGCCGCATCCCGGACTTCGGACACCACTTTGAGATGTCCCATCTGCTCAAAGTCGTTTAACACCCTGAGCGTGCTCCAGAGTCACGTTAACGATTGTTTGGATAAAAACTAA
- the LOC6532122 gene encoding uncharacterized protein LOC6532122 — MNRNNCYPKIRGHFEFNNAICLVRDRMFMDYEYCYLKSENRTYKYLSLKTKFYHLPIDNCQTRFQLRMRENKRIPYNFDFKVDSCKFLRERKHAIANWVYQAFAGYSNINHTCPYDHDVVVDKLPVQHLNKVVQSFIPDGRYVMNSTWLVAGIPRSDVVLYFTKS; from the exons ATGAACCGA AATAATTGCTATCCAAAGATCCGAGGACACTTCGAGTTCAACAATGCAATCTGCCTCGTGCGCGACAGGATGTTCATGGACTATGAGTACTGCTACTTGAAGTCCGAAAATCGCACCTACAAGTACCTCTCGCTAAAGACCAAGTTTTACCACCTGCCCATCGACAACTGCCAG ACCAGGTTCCAGCTGAGGATGCGGGAGAACAAGCGGATCCCGTACAACTTTGATTTCAAGGTGGACTCCTGCAAGTTCCTCCGGGAGCGCAAGCACGCAATCGCCAACTGGGTCTACCAGGCCTTCGCCGGCTACTCGAACATAAACCACACCTGTCCCTACGAC CATGACGTCGTGGTCGACAAGCTTCCCGTGCAGCACCTGAACAAGGTGGTCCAGTCGTTCATCCCCGATGGCAGATACGTGATGAACTCCACCTGGCTGGTGGCGGGCATTCCGCGCTCCGATGTCGTCCTATACTTCACCAAAAGCTAA